From Clupea harengus unplaced genomic scaffold, Ch_v2.0.2, whole genome shotgun sequence, one genomic window encodes:
- the litaf gene encoding lipopolysaccharide-induced tumor necrosis factor-alpha factor homolog, with product MASAPPMDFNNYYGQPQPPSYEETVAAPQYTYSNTAPPPVYAKTPQPAYPTQAYNQMYPEQSNAAGPSNVVVQTVYVQPGAVFGDFPVHVHCSGCTQMVLTRLVHDNGVLTWLTCLSLSIVGCLYGCCLIPFCVDSLKDVKHHCPNCNSLLGVYKRL from the exons ATGGCAAGCGCACCTCCGATGGACTTCAACAACTACTATGGGCAGCCACAGCCTCCGTCATATGAGGAGACTGTGGCTGCACCCCAGTATACTTACAGTAACACAGCCCCTCCTCCTGTTTATGCCAAAACGCCCCAGCCAGCCTATCCAACTCAAGCATATAACCAGATGTACCCAGAACAGTCAAATGCAGCAGGACCATCGAATGTAG TGGTTCAGACGGTATATGTCCAGCCTGGTGCGGTATTTGGAGATTTCCCAGTGCATGTCCACTGCTCTGGTTGTACCCAAATGGTCCTCACTCGTCTAGTCCACGACAATGGAGTTCTCACCTGGCTTACCTGTTTGAGTCTTAGCATTGTAGG CTGCTTGTATGGATGCTGCTTGATTCCGTTCTGTGTGGACAGCTTGAAGGATGTGAAACACCACTGTCCCAACTGCAATTCTTTGCTGGGAGTCTACAAGCGGCTGTGA